The Episyrphus balteatus chromosome 4, idEpiBalt1.1, whole genome shotgun sequence genome includes a window with the following:
- the LOC129918666 gene encoding uncharacterized protein LOC129918666, with amino-acid sequence MNSAKFNIENVEELIKSSKHFQNKMRQELRQQSIASSIIIESKKREELTPVESNQVSKLYAESRDPPWPLVERIPPDCSEQKFMKNANESEAFKVVTITPPSSKRRQARTSLSSFKTFASVRTNIFEKPKTKNLPAVQVPAPPKRIKNFRSNMKKSLMKSSKTGVESNKLAGTSSCRFPLQRFAESAKKNIDFFKEHPEIEFEMESESMTLFPRRLQRSFQFNCQSEESLNLVQAEVKSPQLTSGPLKQETWNSIFMLNQPKDKQADKIVRIKKNKSVLQSNSTDPQTHIANRSQVKETDKNYDIITSIPSKGLFTIQQQSDQLAKQKMCHLQRFPVLFIRPDFKVQKLAGISIDGKSESIFKEKISVDCIENVMYHVCSHKGEKHVKSTIILDKVRKDILEKDNNHQPIAKSGNKFFKPLELLNLPEYSSSTSSRNSPASNPSYSSTSSSSFIKHKNSSTTFNDIDPNTDSSLKSVSSAKVKNISLKSPPSRCEVHVQTECDYKKTVSPNTSPFCNAVQSSPQPKITLPTKIKDTANKILENVVTGPENLENSVEYEITANILEGILQDKDCNTPTIIGGNLIEYEITANILEGILQDKDCNTPTIIGGNPIRLISPPGDSQEKKNQKHPDRMVVTNYESNVEEVAKKIAPRLENILREGQGKANYRDTLPQTRLIDRHNGLKTSSSSSVSKQDPLRMDKNAVHNSTSAVQTIKKEEHYNPTDVEINRAVKIFVDSLKHYGYVVEEEKTIYSDIGHKNKLITCPKSGSKNRRILKEYTSSDSSNYVNSPSIKNNVVQNVKTVRSVVRWFGVSESSTLNSLSPSDIESESCMTNEMQSVSINSNDESNISYGEVKSIVCMQILQVF; translated from the exons atgaaCAGTGCgaaatttaatattgaaaatgttgAAGAGCTGATAAAAAGTTCCAAacatttccaaaataaaatgcGCCAAGAATTAAGACAGCAATCGATTGCATCTTCTATAATTATCGAATCCAAAAAACGAGAAGAATTGACACCGGTCGAAAGCAACCAAGTTTCTAAACTTTATGCCGAAAGCAGAGATCCTCCATGGCCATTGGTGGAAAGGATTCCTCCAGATTGTAGTgaacaaaaatttatgaaaaatgcaAATGAATCAGAAGCATTTAAAGTTGTCACAATAACACCACCCTCAAGCAAAAGGAGGCAAGCAAGAACTTCCTTGAGTTCTTTTAAAACGTTTGCTTCTGTtagaacaaatatttttgaaaagccgAAAACAAAAAACCTGCCTGCAGTCCAGGTGCCAGCGCCACCTAAACGTATAAAAAACTTTCGTTCGAATATGAAAAAGAGTCTAATGAAATCTAGTAAAACTGGCGTAGAATCAAACAAATTAGCTGGAACAAGCTCTTGTCGATTTCCATTACAGAGATTCGCTGAGTccgctaaaaaaaatatagattttttcaaagagCACCcagaaattgaatttgaaatggaGTCTGAATCAATGACATTGTTTCCAAGACGCTTACAAAGGTCATTTCAGTTCAATTGTCAGAGTGAGGAATCCTTAAATTTAGTACAAGCTGAAGTGAAATCACCACAACTAACTTCAGGCCCATTGAAGCAAGAAACATGGAATAGCATTTTTATGTTAAATCAACCAAAAGATAAACAAGCAGATAAGATTGtaagaataaagaaaaacaaaagtgtgCTGCAAAGCAATTCAACTGACCCTCAAACTCACATTGCAAATAGGTCTCAAGTCAAAGAAACAGACAAAAACTATGACATTATTACTTCTATTCCATCCAAAGGTCTCTTCACAATTCAGCAGCAATCTGACCAGTTAGCTAAGCAAAAGATGTGTCACCTTCAACGGTTTCCTGTTCTTTTTATTAGGCCTGACTTTAAAGTTCAAAAGTTAGCAGGCATTTCTATTGATGGTAAAAGTGAAAGtatttttaaagagaaaatAAGTGTAGACTGTATAGAAAATGTTATGTACCATGTTTGTAGTCATAAAGGGGAAAAGCATGTTAAATCAACAATAATTTTGGACAAAGTTAGAAAAGATATATTAGAAAAAGATAATAACCATCAACCTATTGCAAAAAGTGGCAACAAGTTTTTCAAACCACTGGAATTATTAAATCTACCAGAG TACTCCTCTTCAACATCCTCTCGGAATTCGCCTGCCTCAAATCCATCCTATTCATCTACAAGTTCCAGTTcttttataaaacataaaaactctTCGACGACTTTTAATGACATTGACCCAAACACTGATTCTTCTTTAAAGAGTGTTTCATCAgccaaagtcaaaaatatttccttaaaaaGCCCGCCAAGTCGGTGTGAAGTACATGTACAAACAGAGTGTGACtataaaaaaacagtttcacCCAACACATCTCCCTTTTGTAATGCAGTACAAAGCTCACCTCAGCCAAAGATAACTTTACCGACGAAAATCAAAGATAcagcaaataaaattttggaaaacgtaGTTACTGGCCCCGAAAATCTCGAAAATTCTGTCGAATATGAAATCACTGCAAACATATTAGAAGGTATACTTCAAGACAAGGACTGTAATACGCCCACCATCATTGGTGGCAATTtgatagaatatgaaatcactGCAAACATATTAGAAGGTATACTTCAAGACAAGGACTGTAATACGCCCACCATCATTGGTGGCAATCCTATTCGACTCATATCACCACCTGGAGATAGTCAAGAAAAGAAGAATCAAAAACATCCAGATCGAATGGTGGTAACTAATTATGAATCAAATGTTGAGGAAGTCGCAAAGAAGATAGCTCCACGATTAGAGAATATTCTAAGAGAAGGACAAGGAAAAGCCAACTACAGGGATACCTTACCTCAAACAAGACTAATTGATAGACATAATGGCTTAaagacatcatcatcatcaagtgTTAGTAAACAGGATCCTTTACGTATGGACAAAAATGCAGTCCACAACTCAACCTCAGCTgttcaaacaataaaaaaagaagaacactATAATCCTACTGATGTGGAAATTAATCGTGCtgtgaaaattttcgttgattCGCTTAAACATTATGGCTACGTGGTGGAGGAGGAAAAGACAATTTATAGCGATATTGGTCATAAGAACAAACTTATTACATGCCCTAAATCAGGATCAAAAAATAGAAGAATATTGAAGGAATATACTAGTTCGGATTCCTCAAACTACGTTAATAGTCCAAgcataaaaaataatgttgttcAGAATGTTAAGACAGTTAGGAGTGTAGTTCGTTGGTTTGGTGTTTCAGAATCATCCACTTTGAATAGTCTTTCTCCAAGTGATATTGAATCAGAAAGTTGTATGACAAATGAGATGCAGAGTGTCTCAATAAACTCAAATGATGAAAGCAATATTTCTTATGGTGAAGTTAAAAGTATAG